One Calliopsis andreniformis isolate RMS-2024a chromosome 9, iyCalAndr_principal, whole genome shotgun sequence genomic window carries:
- the LOC143183158 gene encoding fanconi-associated nuclease 1 isoform X2 has protein sequence MKCKTLNMAQQKRIDDYFLSKPSSRRKSNIIAKKCSDTKNTPYSKNRKKNNDKRQDTSLSQSNIQSTAQLDCIALYEEINNTNDMDIKQIKVFFQDDEELPSNNLSFHKNEDSIEPSEEINDIDHPLSPIIDTSRPLMAPKKLKSTSIANGKISDNNVQLKETNIVERELNENSSSRSRDSTPTSKKSNYSPKVPSTKSPRNITPKKLFSNHADHNDMVVQTIENMNLAKQGAIQQNKFDLEAVYSENTFDYTYSDINTKTSVKYELTEVTYPRDFKSKTLIFIISNVLSNPVNCGYFDEKELDFIYSILTLPEQAQMLLSRMISRKRTWHRKSNIKYENEMNFDLKNTFQILDSRSICTFNIENENLSSILELLQVEELRRLCRNMKIVFSGKKEDSIRELIKFSKRKPLYLGIKSPGTILNEHILNLLDYCVRITETTWDIIDKILTLLIPNEDPKKSTGDTFFTLSEIYQQKRVFPKINSHCFPIFPNVLHLLLYVNAKSTLSSILQFIEKKNWEKVREFGNVALDTLRTILSTESSRLKTSVLPMHVRRFMPGYIWLKILSISVDAFKKNKDKKQVIEILWFLINQDCHMQTRKGAWYNELALIEMFHHKNVESSAGIIMQALNENLIQVDKIELIERGNKILKKKTGVQPITKVQLEQVLDNHINLIPKYEPATNIIDASLMPNFRNGGGNKTVWCIKSNTDSQYYGSVENLALHHYCEREFSDGLHCEGALPILLFSVLFWEQIYEIHVPGTFITPYQEAPEDLFTEYFYENRRKQIDEERQKITQLDLESFCTMMEIRYNKYSQYQSIMPLNLLKNSKQLKEICYCLGIQSIIGICERLISNFKLWRAGFPDLIVWNIDTKHHKIVEVKGPKDTLSTKQRLWLEYLNKLGLSTEVCLVQDKNNAKRLREGIEESYN, from the exons ATGAAGTGTAAAACGTTAAACATGGCACAACAAAAGCGGATAGATGATTATTTTCTATCAAAACCTAGTAGCAGACGAAAATCAAATATCATCGCAAAAAAATGTTCTGACACGAAAAATACGCCTTATTCGAAAAAT AGAAAGAAGAATAATGATAAAAGACAAGACACTTCATTATCACAGTCCAATATACAATCTACTGCACAATTGGATTGTATAGCATTATATGAGGAGATTAATAATACAAATGATATGGATATTAAACAAATAAAAGTATTCTTCCAAGATGATGAAGAGTTACCAAGTAACAATTTATCATTCCATAAAAATGAAGATTCAATAGAGCCATCTGAAGAGATAAATGATATTGATCATCCATTGTCGCCAATTATTGATACATCAAGGCCACTAATGGCaccaaaaaaattaaaaagcaCTTCAATTGCTAATGGAAAGATATCAGACAATAATGTGCAATTAAAGGAAACAAACATAGTAGAAAGGGAACTGAATGAAAATAGTTCTTCACGTTCTAGAGATTCTACTCCAACATCTAAAAAATCAAATTATTCTCCAAAAGTACCATCCACTAAATCACCTAGAAATATCACACCAAAGAAGCTTTTTTCTAATCATGCTGATCATAATGATATGGTAGTACAAACAATTGAAAATATGAATCTAGCAAAGCAAGGTGCTATTCAACAAAATAAATTTGATTTAGAAGCTGTATATTCTGAAAATACATTTGATTATACCTACAGTGATATAAATACTAAAACTTCCGTGAAGTATGAATTAACGGAAGTAACTTATCCAAGAGACTTCAAATCAAAAACCTTAATTTTTATAATCAGTAATGTTCTGTCAAATCCTGTTAATTGTGGTTACTTTGATGAAAAGGAATTAGATTTTATTTACTCTATTCTTACTCTTCCTGAACAAGCTCAAATGCTTTTGTCACGTATGATAAGCAGAAAAAGAACATGGCATAGAAAAAGTAacataaaatatgagaatgaaATGAATTTTGATTTAAAGAACACCTTTCAAATTCTTGATTCACGGTCTATTTGcacatttaatattgaaaatgaaaacTTGTCTAGTATACTTGAGTTACTTCAAGTAGAAGAGCTTCGACGACTTTGTCGAAATATGAAAATTGTTTTTAGTGGAAAAAAAGAAGATAGTATAAGGGAACTAATAAAATTTTCCAAGAGAAAACCCTTATATTTAGGAATTAAGAGTCCAGGAACTATTTTAAACGAACATATTTTGAATTTATTAGATTACTGTGTTCGTATAACTGAAACAACATGGGACATTATTGATAAAATACTGACCCTACTCATACCAAATGAAGATCCAAAAAAAAGTACTGGAGATACATTTTTTACATTATCTGAAATTTATCAACAGAAAAGAGTCTTTCCAAAAATTAATTCACATTGTTTTCCAATATTTCCCAATGTACTACATCTATTACT TTATGTTAATGCTAAATCTACACTGTCTAGTATATTGCAAttcattgaaaaaaaaaattggGAAAAAGTACGAGAGTTTGGAAATGTAGCTTTGGATACACTGCGAACAATATTAAGTACTGAATCATCAAG ATTAAAAACTTCTGTACTTCCTATGCATGTCAGACGTTTTATGCCTGGATATATATGGTTAAAAATACTTTCGATATCTGTAGatgcatttaaaaaaaataaagacaAGAAACAAGTCATAGAAATCTTATGGTTTTTAATAAATCAAGACTGTCATATGCAAACAAGAAAAGGTGCATGGTATAATGAATTAGCTCTTATTGAGATGTTTCATCATAAAAACGTAGAAAGTAGTGCAGGGATCATAATGCAAGCcttaaatgaaaatttaattcaAGTAGATAAAATAGAACTTATAGAAAGAGGAAATAAAATCCTTAAAAAGAAGACAGGAGTACAACCAATTACTAAAGTTCAACTTGAACAAGTATtggataatcatattaatctaaTACCAAAATATGAGCCTGCAACTAACATTATAGATGCTTCATTAATGCCCAA TTTTAGAAATGGTGGAGGGAACAAAACTGTTTGGTGTATAAAATCTAATACTGACAGTCAGTATTATGGATCTGTAGAAAATCTTGCATTACATCATTATTGTGAGCGAGAATTTTCAGATGGATTGCACTGTGAGGGTGCATTACCCATTCTTTTATTTTCTGTATTATTTTGGGAACAAATTTATGAAATACACGTTCCTGGAACGTTCATAACACCTTATCAAGAAGCACCAGAAGATTTATTTACTGAATACTTCTATGAAAATAGAAGAAAGCAAATAGACGAGGAGCGTCAGAAAATTACTCAGCTCGATTTAGAATCGTTTTGTACTATGATGGAAATAAGATATAATAAATACAGCCAGTATCAATCTATAATGCCATTAAATTTGCTAAAAAATAGTAAACAGTTGAAA GAAATATGTTATTGTTTAGGAATTCAAAGTATCATAGGAATTTGTGAAAGACTTATCAGTAATTTTAAGCTATGGAGGGCTGGATTTCCTGATTTAATTGTGTGGAACATTGATACTAAGCAT CATAAGATTGTTGAAGTAAAAGGTCCTAAAGATACTCTTTCAACAAAACAACGATTATGGctagaatatttaaataagcTTGGACTTAGTACTGAAGTATGTCTAGTACAAG ATAAAAATAATGCAAAACGATTAAGGGAAGGAATAGAAGAATCTTACAACTAG
- the LOC143183158 gene encoding fanconi-associated nuclease 1 isoform X1, which produces MKCKTLNMAQQKRIDDYFLSKPSSRRKSNIIAKKCSDTKNTPYSKNRKKNNDKRQDTSLSQSNIQSTAQLDCIALYEEINNTNDMDIKQIKVFFQDDEELPSNNLSFHKNEDSIEPSEEINDIDHPLSPIIDTSRPLMAPKKLKSTSIANGKISDNNVQLKETNIVERELNENSSSRSRDSTPTSKKSNYSPKVPSTKSPRNITPKKLFSNHADHNDMVVQTIENMNLAKQGAIQQNKFDLEAVYSENTFDYTYSDINTKTSVKYELTEVTYPRDFKSKTLIFIISNVLSNPVNCGYFDEKELDFIYSILTLPEQAQMLLSRMISRKRTWHRKSNIKYENEMNFDLKNTFQILDSRSICTFNIENENLSSILELLQVEELRRLCRNMKIVFSGKKEDSIRELIKFSKRKPLYLGIKSPGTILNEHILNLLDYCVRITETTWDIIDKILTLLIPNEDPKKSTGDTFFTLSEIYQQKRVFPKINSHCFPIFPNVLHLLLYVNAKSTLSSILQFIEKKNWEKVREFGNVALDTLRTILSTESSRLKTSVLPMHVRRFMPGYIWLKILSISVDAFKKNKDKKQVIEILWFLINQDCHMQTRKGAWYNELALIEMFHHKNVESSAGIIMQALNENLIQVDKIELIERGNKILKKKTGVQPITKVQLEQVLDNHINLIPKYEPATNIIDASLMPNFRNGGGNKTVWCIKSNTDSQYYGSVENLALHHYCEREFSDGLHCEGALPILLFSVLFWEQIYEIHVPGTFITPYQEAPEDLFTEYFYENRRKQIDEERQKITQLDLESFCTMMEIRYNKYSQYQSIMPLNLLKNSKQLKEICYCLGIQSIIGICERLISNFKLWRAGFPDLIVWNIDTKHHKIVEVKGPKDTLSTKQRLWLEYLNKLGLSTEVCLVQGKYSVNIYLILYKPKVPKLLLL; this is translated from the exons ATGAAGTGTAAAACGTTAAACATGGCACAACAAAAGCGGATAGATGATTATTTTCTATCAAAACCTAGTAGCAGACGAAAATCAAATATCATCGCAAAAAAATGTTCTGACACGAAAAATACGCCTTATTCGAAAAAT AGAAAGAAGAATAATGATAAAAGACAAGACACTTCATTATCACAGTCCAATATACAATCTACTGCACAATTGGATTGTATAGCATTATATGAGGAGATTAATAATACAAATGATATGGATATTAAACAAATAAAAGTATTCTTCCAAGATGATGAAGAGTTACCAAGTAACAATTTATCATTCCATAAAAATGAAGATTCAATAGAGCCATCTGAAGAGATAAATGATATTGATCATCCATTGTCGCCAATTATTGATACATCAAGGCCACTAATGGCaccaaaaaaattaaaaagcaCTTCAATTGCTAATGGAAAGATATCAGACAATAATGTGCAATTAAAGGAAACAAACATAGTAGAAAGGGAACTGAATGAAAATAGTTCTTCACGTTCTAGAGATTCTACTCCAACATCTAAAAAATCAAATTATTCTCCAAAAGTACCATCCACTAAATCACCTAGAAATATCACACCAAAGAAGCTTTTTTCTAATCATGCTGATCATAATGATATGGTAGTACAAACAATTGAAAATATGAATCTAGCAAAGCAAGGTGCTATTCAACAAAATAAATTTGATTTAGAAGCTGTATATTCTGAAAATACATTTGATTATACCTACAGTGATATAAATACTAAAACTTCCGTGAAGTATGAATTAACGGAAGTAACTTATCCAAGAGACTTCAAATCAAAAACCTTAATTTTTATAATCAGTAATGTTCTGTCAAATCCTGTTAATTGTGGTTACTTTGATGAAAAGGAATTAGATTTTATTTACTCTATTCTTACTCTTCCTGAACAAGCTCAAATGCTTTTGTCACGTATGATAAGCAGAAAAAGAACATGGCATAGAAAAAGTAacataaaatatgagaatgaaATGAATTTTGATTTAAAGAACACCTTTCAAATTCTTGATTCACGGTCTATTTGcacatttaatattgaaaatgaaaacTTGTCTAGTATACTTGAGTTACTTCAAGTAGAAGAGCTTCGACGACTTTGTCGAAATATGAAAATTGTTTTTAGTGGAAAAAAAGAAGATAGTATAAGGGAACTAATAAAATTTTCCAAGAGAAAACCCTTATATTTAGGAATTAAGAGTCCAGGAACTATTTTAAACGAACATATTTTGAATTTATTAGATTACTGTGTTCGTATAACTGAAACAACATGGGACATTATTGATAAAATACTGACCCTACTCATACCAAATGAAGATCCAAAAAAAAGTACTGGAGATACATTTTTTACATTATCTGAAATTTATCAACAGAAAAGAGTCTTTCCAAAAATTAATTCACATTGTTTTCCAATATTTCCCAATGTACTACATCTATTACT TTATGTTAATGCTAAATCTACACTGTCTAGTATATTGCAAttcattgaaaaaaaaaattggGAAAAAGTACGAGAGTTTGGAAATGTAGCTTTGGATACACTGCGAACAATATTAAGTACTGAATCATCAAG ATTAAAAACTTCTGTACTTCCTATGCATGTCAGACGTTTTATGCCTGGATATATATGGTTAAAAATACTTTCGATATCTGTAGatgcatttaaaaaaaataaagacaAGAAACAAGTCATAGAAATCTTATGGTTTTTAATAAATCAAGACTGTCATATGCAAACAAGAAAAGGTGCATGGTATAATGAATTAGCTCTTATTGAGATGTTTCATCATAAAAACGTAGAAAGTAGTGCAGGGATCATAATGCAAGCcttaaatgaaaatttaattcaAGTAGATAAAATAGAACTTATAGAAAGAGGAAATAAAATCCTTAAAAAGAAGACAGGAGTACAACCAATTACTAAAGTTCAACTTGAACAAGTATtggataatcatattaatctaaTACCAAAATATGAGCCTGCAACTAACATTATAGATGCTTCATTAATGCCCAA TTTTAGAAATGGTGGAGGGAACAAAACTGTTTGGTGTATAAAATCTAATACTGACAGTCAGTATTATGGATCTGTAGAAAATCTTGCATTACATCATTATTGTGAGCGAGAATTTTCAGATGGATTGCACTGTGAGGGTGCATTACCCATTCTTTTATTTTCTGTATTATTTTGGGAACAAATTTATGAAATACACGTTCCTGGAACGTTCATAACACCTTATCAAGAAGCACCAGAAGATTTATTTACTGAATACTTCTATGAAAATAGAAGAAAGCAAATAGACGAGGAGCGTCAGAAAATTACTCAGCTCGATTTAGAATCGTTTTGTACTATGATGGAAATAAGATATAATAAATACAGCCAGTATCAATCTATAATGCCATTAAATTTGCTAAAAAATAGTAAACAGTTGAAA GAAATATGTTATTGTTTAGGAATTCAAAGTATCATAGGAATTTGTGAAAGACTTATCAGTAATTTTAAGCTATGGAGGGCTGGATTTCCTGATTTAATTGTGTGGAACATTGATACTAAGCAT CATAAGATTGTTGAAGTAAAAGGTCCTAAAGATACTCTTTCAACAAAACAACGATTATGGctagaatatttaaataagcTTGGACTTAGTACTGAAGTATGTCTAGTACAAGGTAAATATTCTGTTAATATTTATCTGATTTTATACAAACCTAAGGTTCCAAAGCTTCTGTTACTGTAG